A window of Solanum stenotomum isolate F172 chromosome 3, ASM1918654v1, whole genome shotgun sequence contains these coding sequences:
- the LOC125860188 gene encoding protein TOPLESS-like isoform X1 has product MLSWRVCLVINISSLVCFNCVSFDDSVSDYDSICLLQISRLMFTNSGDAILVLASNAINLLWKWLRNERNSGGKTTTSVSPVLWQPSSGILMTNDVQEPNHEEAVTCFALSKNACYVISTSGGKISLFNMMTFKRVRTFMPPPPAATYIAFHPQDNNIIAIGMDNSAIQIYNVRLDEVKSKLKGHSKRITGIAFSHLLNVLVSSGADSQSCVWSTVGREMQRARSLQLRGDRYLNQIPEHSFIRIKLISLLCMRHRLQYMKQQS; this is encoded by the exons atgcttagcTGGAGAGTTTGTTTAGTTATCAATATTTCTTCCCTGGTTTGTTTCAACTGTGTTAGTTTTGATGATTCAGTTTCTGATTATGATTCAATTTGCTTACTCCAGATATCAAGGTTAATGTTTACAAACTCTGGTGATGCCATCTTAGTACTAGCATCGAATGCTATTAACCTGCTTTGGAAGTGGCTAAGAAATGAGCGCAATTCAGGGGGCAAG ACAACAACCAGTGTTTCACCAGTACTGTGGCAACCTTCAAGTGGCATCTTAATGACAAATGATGTGCAAGAACCAAACCATGAGGAAGCTGTCACCTGCTTTGCTTTGTCCAAGAATGCTTGCTATGTGATATCAACATCTGGTGGAAAGATCTCCTTGTTCAACATGATGACATTCAAG AGAGTGAGAACTTTCATGCCTCCACCTCCAGCAGCAACTTATATTGCCTTCCATCCTCAAGATAACAACATCATCGCTATTGGCATGGATAATTCTGCCATCCAGATATATAATGTCCGACTGGATGAG GTTAAAAGCAAGCTTAAAGGGCACTCTAAAAGGATAACTGGCATCGCCTTCTCTCATTTGCTCAATGTGCTAGTTTCCTCAGGAGCTGATTCTCAG AGCTGTGTATGGAGCACTGTTGGGAGGGAAATGCAGAGGGCTAGATCCTTGCAGCTACGGGGCGATCGATATCTCAATCAGATACCAGAGCACAGTTTCATCAGGATCAAACTCATTTCTTTGTTGTGCATGAGGCACAGATTGCAATATATGAAACAACAAAGTTGA
- the LOC125860188 gene encoding topless-related protein 1-like isoform X4, which produces MFTNSGDAILVLASNAINLLWKWLRNERNSGGKTTTSVSPVLWQPSSGILMTNDVQEPNHEEAVTCFALSKNACYVISTSGGKISLFNMMTFKRVRTFMPPPPAATYIAFHPQDNNIIAIGMDNSAIQIYNVRLDEVKSKLKGHSKRITGIAFSHLLNVLVSSGADSQSCVWSTVGREMQRARSLQLRGDRYLNQIPEHSFIRIKLISLLCMRHRLQYMKQQS; this is translated from the exons ATGTTTACAAACTCTGGTGATGCCATCTTAGTACTAGCATCGAATGCTATTAACCTGCTTTGGAAGTGGCTAAGAAATGAGCGCAATTCAGGGGGCAAG ACAACAACCAGTGTTTCACCAGTACTGTGGCAACCTTCAAGTGGCATCTTAATGACAAATGATGTGCAAGAACCAAACCATGAGGAAGCTGTCACCTGCTTTGCTTTGTCCAAGAATGCTTGCTATGTGATATCAACATCTGGTGGAAAGATCTCCTTGTTCAACATGATGACATTCAAG AGAGTGAGAACTTTCATGCCTCCACCTCCAGCAGCAACTTATATTGCCTTCCATCCTCAAGATAACAACATCATCGCTATTGGCATGGATAATTCTGCCATCCAGATATATAATGTCCGACTGGATGAG GTTAAAAGCAAGCTTAAAGGGCACTCTAAAAGGATAACTGGCATCGCCTTCTCTCATTTGCTCAATGTGCTAGTTTCCTCAGGAGCTGATTCTCAG AGCTGTGTATGGAGCACTGTTGGGAGGGAAATGCAGAGGGCTAGATCCTTGCAGCTACGGGGCGATCGATATCTCAATCAGATACCAGAGCACAGTTTCATCAGGATCAAACTCATTTCTTTGTTGTGCATGAGGCACAGATTGCAATATATGAAACAACAAAGTTGA